A single Pan troglodytes isolate AG18354 chromosome 19, NHGRI_mPanTro3-v2.0_pri, whole genome shotgun sequence DNA region contains:
- the WSB1 gene encoding WD repeat and SOCS box-containing protein 1 isoform X2, producing MASFPPRVNEKEIGKLLLNLVDHTEVVRDLTFAPDGSLILVSASRDKTLRVWDLKDDGNMMKVLRGHQNWVYSCAFSPDSSMLCSVGASKAVFLWNMDKYTMIRKLEGHHHDVVACDFSPDGALLATASYDTRVYIWDPHNGDILMEFGHLFPPPTPIFAGGANDRWVRSVSFSHDGLHVASLADDKMVRFWRIDEDYPVQVAPLSNGLCCAFSTDGSVLAAGTHDGSVYFWATPRQVPSLQHLCRMSVRRVMPTQEVQELPIPSKLLEFLSYRI from the exons ATGGCCAGCTTTCCCCCGAGGGTCAACGAGAAAGAGATCG GAAAACTCCTCCTTAACTTGGTAGATCATACTGAAGTGGTCAGAGATTTAACTTTTGCTCCAGATGGAAGCTTGATCCTGGTGTCAGCTTCAAGAGACAAAACTCTCAGAGTATGGGACCTGAAAGATGATG gaaaCATGATGAAAGTATTGAGGGGGCATCAGAATTGGGTGTACAGCTGTGCATTCTCTCCTGACTCTTCTATGCTGTGTTCAGTCGGAGCCAGTAAAGCA GTTTTCCTTTGGAATATGGATAAATACACCATGATACGGAAACTAGAAGGACATCACCATGATGTGGTAGCTTGTGACTTTTCTCCTGATGGAGCATTACTGGCTACTGCATCTTATGATACTCGAGTATATATCTGGGATCCACATAATGGAGACATTCTGATGGAATTTGG GCACCTGTTTCCCCCACCTACTCCAATATTTGCTGGAGGAGCAAATGACCGGTGGGTACGATCTGTATCTTTTAGCCATGATGGACTGCATGTTGCAAGCCTTGCTGATGATAA aatGGTGAGGTTCTGGAGAATTGATGAGGATTATCCAGTGCAAGTTGCACCTTTGAGCAATGGTCTTTGCTGTGCCTtctctactgatggcagtgtttTAGCTGCtgg GACACATGACGGAAGTGTGTATTTTTGGGCCACTCCACGGCAGGTCCCTAGCCTGCAACATTTATGTCGCATGTCAGTCCGAAGAGTGATGCCCACCCAAGAAGTTCAGGAGCTGCCAATTCCTTCCAAGCTTTTGGAGTTTCTCTCGTATCGTATTTAG
- the WSB1 gene encoding WD repeat and SOCS box-containing protein 1 isoform X1 encodes MASFPPRVNEKEIVRSRTIGELLAPAAPFDKKCGRENWTVAFAPDGSYFAWSQGHRTVKLVPWSQCLQNFLLHGTKNVTNSSSLRLPRQNSDGGQKNKPREHIIDCGDIVWSLAFGSSVPEKQSRCVNIEWHRFRFGQDQLLLATGLNNGRIKIWDVYTGKLLLNLVDHTEVVRDLTFAPDGSLILVSASRDKTLRVWDLKDDGNMMKVLRGHQNWVYSCAFSPDSSMLCSVGASKAVFLWNMDKYTMIRKLEGHHHDVVACDFSPDGALLATASYDTRVYIWDPHNGDILMEFGMVRFWRIDEDYPVQVAPLSNGLCCAFSTDGSVLAAGTHDGSVYFWATPRQVPSLQHLCRMSVRRVMPTQEVQELPIPSKLLEFLSYRI; translated from the exons ATGGCCAGCTTTCCCCCGAGGGTCAACGAGAAAGAGATCG tgaGATCACGTACTATAGGTGAACTTTTAGCTCCTGCAGCTCCTTTTGACAAGAAATGTGGTCGTGAAAATTGGACTGTTGCTTTTGCTCCAGATGGTTCATACTTTGCTTGGTCACAAGGACATCGCACAGTAAAGCTTGTTCCGTGGTCCCAGTGCCTTCAGAACTT tctCTTGCATGGCACCAAGAATGTTACCAATTCAAGCAGTTTAAGATTGCCAAGACAAAATAGTGATGGTGGTCAGAAAAATAAGCCTCGTGAACATATTATAGACTGTGGAGATATTGTCTGGAGTCTTGCTTTTGGGTCGTCAGTTCCAGAAAAACAGAGTCGCTGTGTAAATATAGAATGGCATCGCTTCAGATTTGGACAAGATCAGCTACTTCTTGCTACAGGGTTGAACAATGGGCGTATCAAAATATGGGATGTATATACAG GAAAACTCCTCCTTAACTTGGTAGATCATACTGAAGTGGTCAGAGATTTAACTTTTGCTCCAGATGGAAGCTTGATCCTGGTGTCAGCTTCAAGAGACAAAACTCTCAGAGTATGGGACCTGAAAGATGATG gaaaCATGATGAAAGTATTGAGGGGGCATCAGAATTGGGTGTACAGCTGTGCATTCTCTCCTGACTCTTCTATGCTGTGTTCAGTCGGAGCCAGTAAAGCA GTTTTCCTTTGGAATATGGATAAATACACCATGATACGGAAACTAGAAGGACATCACCATGATGTGGTAGCTTGTGACTTTTCTCCTGATGGAGCATTACTGGCTACTGCATCTTATGATACTCGAGTATATATCTGGGATCCACATAATGGAGACATTCTGATGGAATTTGG aatGGTGAGGTTCTGGAGAATTGATGAGGATTATCCAGTGCAAGTTGCACCTTTGAGCAATGGTCTTTGCTGTGCCTtctctactgatggcagtgtttTAGCTGCtgg GACACATGACGGAAGTGTGTATTTTTGGGCCACTCCACGGCAGGTCCCTAGCCTGCAACATTTATGTCGCATGTCAGTCCGAAGAGTGATGCCCACCCAAGAAGTTCAGGAGCTGCCAATTCCTTCCAAGCTTTTGGAGTTTCTCTCGTATCGTATTTAG
- the WSB1 gene encoding WD repeat and SOCS box-containing protein 1, whose translation MASFPPRVNEKEIVRSRTIGELLAPAAPFDKKCGRENWTVAFAPDGSYFAWSQGHRTVKLVPWSQCLQNFLLHGTKNVTNSSSLRLPRQNSDGGQKNKPREHIIDCGDIVWSLAFGSSVPEKQSRCVNIEWHRFRFGQDQLLLATGLNNGRIKIWDVYTGKLLLNLVDHTEVVRDLTFAPDGSLILVSASRDKTLRVWDLKDDGNMMKVLRGHQNWVYSCAFSPDSSMLCSVGASKAVFLWNMDKYTMIRKLEGHHHDVVACDFSPDGALLATASYDTRVYIWDPHNGDILMEFGHLFPPPTPIFAGGANDRWVRSVSFSHDGLHVASLADDKMVRFWRIDEDYPVQVAPLSNGLCCAFSTDGSVLAAGTHDGSVYFWATPRQVPSLQHLCRMSVRRVMPTQEVQELPIPSKLLEFLSYRI comes from the exons ATGGCCAGCTTTCCCCCGAGGGTCAACGAGAAAGAGATCG tgaGATCACGTACTATAGGTGAACTTTTAGCTCCTGCAGCTCCTTTTGACAAGAAATGTGGTCGTGAAAATTGGACTGTTGCTTTTGCTCCAGATGGTTCATACTTTGCTTGGTCACAAGGACATCGCACAGTAAAGCTTGTTCCGTGGTCCCAGTGCCTTCAGAACTT tctCTTGCATGGCACCAAGAATGTTACCAATTCAAGCAGTTTAAGATTGCCAAGACAAAATAGTGATGGTGGTCAGAAAAATAAGCCTCGTGAACATATTATAGACTGTGGAGATATTGTCTGGAGTCTTGCTTTTGGGTCGTCAGTTCCAGAAAAACAGAGTCGCTGTGTAAATATAGAATGGCATCGCTTCAGATTTGGACAAGATCAGCTACTTCTTGCTACAGGGTTGAACAATGGGCGTATCAAAATATGGGATGTATATACAG GAAAACTCCTCCTTAACTTGGTAGATCATACTGAAGTGGTCAGAGATTTAACTTTTGCTCCAGATGGAAGCTTGATCCTGGTGTCAGCTTCAAGAGACAAAACTCTCAGAGTATGGGACCTGAAAGATGATG gaaaCATGATGAAAGTATTGAGGGGGCATCAGAATTGGGTGTACAGCTGTGCATTCTCTCCTGACTCTTCTATGCTGTGTTCAGTCGGAGCCAGTAAAGCA GTTTTCCTTTGGAATATGGATAAATACACCATGATACGGAAACTAGAAGGACATCACCATGATGTGGTAGCTTGTGACTTTTCTCCTGATGGAGCATTACTGGCTACTGCATCTTATGATACTCGAGTATATATCTGGGATCCACATAATGGAGACATTCTGATGGAATTTGG GCACCTGTTTCCCCCACCTACTCCAATATTTGCTGGAGGAGCAAATGACCGGTGGGTACGATCTGTATCTTTTAGCCATGATGGACTGCATGTTGCAAGCCTTGCTGATGATAA aatGGTGAGGTTCTGGAGAATTGATGAGGATTATCCAGTGCAAGTTGCACCTTTGAGCAATGGTCTTTGCTGTGCCTtctctactgatggcagtgtttTAGCTGCtgg GACACATGACGGAAGTGTGTATTTTTGGGCCACTCCACGGCAGGTCCCTAGCCTGCAACATTTATGTCGCATGTCAGTCCGAAGAGTGATGCCCACCCAAGAAGTTCAGGAGCTGCCAATTCCTTCCAAGCTTTTGGAGTTTCTCTCGTATCGTATTTAG